In one window of Polaromonas naphthalenivorans CJ2 DNA:
- a CDS encoding sll0787 family AIR synthase-like protein — protein MSHLHLHLHLLPLPALTAALVAGRGFAHKRDIGDAMRVLSRALPDATHQRDQAVALGDDCAAIRDGDGYLLFAIEGFVDDFVQRMPWFAGYCGVMVNVSDIYAMGGRPIAVVDAIWSQGAGTSEQVMVGMAEASRRYGVPIVGGHTNHRSDHGQLAVAILGRARKLLTSFDALPGHRLLMAIDLRGAYQEPNPYWDASTSAPAERLRADLELLPILAEDGLCNAAKDISMAGAVGTALMLLECSEVGAMIDIEAIPRPLGVPLLRWLQSFPSFGFVLSVRPEVADEVVARFHARGIACADVGEVSAAPQVWLRQGQETSLLWDVAAQPFIRARPAQEPGNA, from the coding sequence ATGAGCCATCTCCATCTCCATCTCCATCTGCTACCGCTCCCGGCATTGACGGCCGCCCTGGTGGCCGGGCGCGGCTTTGCGCACAAACGCGACATTGGTGATGCCATGCGCGTGCTGTCCCGCGCCTTGCCCGATGCGACGCATCAGCGGGACCAGGCCGTCGCGCTGGGCGACGACTGCGCCGCGATTCGCGACGGTGATGGTTATCTGCTGTTCGCCATCGAGGGCTTTGTCGATGATTTCGTGCAGCGCATGCCCTGGTTTGCCGGCTACTGCGGCGTGATGGTCAACGTGAGCGACATCTACGCCATGGGCGGGCGGCCCATCGCCGTGGTCGATGCCATCTGGAGCCAGGGCGCGGGCACGAGCGAGCAGGTGATGGTCGGCATGGCCGAAGCCTCGCGGCGCTACGGCGTGCCCATCGTCGGCGGCCATACCAACCACCGCAGCGACCACGGCCAGCTGGCGGTGGCCATCCTGGGCCGGGCGCGCAAGCTGCTGACCAGCTTCGATGCCCTGCCAGGCCACCGCTTGCTGATGGCCATCGACCTGCGGGGCGCTTACCAGGAACCCAATCCGTACTGGGATGCCTCCACCAGCGCCCCGGCCGAACGCTTGCGCGCCGACCTGGAATTGCTGCCAATCCTCGCCGAGGACGGTTTGTGCAACGCCGCCAAGGACATCAGCATGGCCGGCGCGGTGGGCACCGCGCTGATGCTGCTGGAGTGTTCCGAAGTGGGCGCGATGATTGACATCGAAGCCATCCCTCGGCCCCTGGGCGTGCCCCTGCTGCGCTGGTTGCAGTCCTTCCCCAGTTTTGGCTTTGTGCTCAGCGTGCGGCCCGAAGTCGCCGACGAGGTCGTCGCACGTTTCCACGCCCGTGGCATTGCCTGTGCCGATGTGGGGGAGGTCAGCGCCGCACCGCAGGTCTGGCTGCGCCAAGGCCAGGAAACTTCTTTGCTGTGGGACGTTGCCGCCCAGCCTTTCATCCGGGCACGCCCGGCGCAGGAGCCTGGCAATGCATGA
- a CDS encoding MSMEG_0565 family glycosyltransferase — translation MHERGMPQALKIGLLTHSVNPRGGVVHTLELAQALHRAGHEVTVMAPAMAGQRMFRPVHCRLQLLPVDQASPGMAGMVNSRIEAFKRHLSTLLAHEQFDVLHAQDPIGANALADLQEQSLIDGFVRTVHHLDNFDDARLMAWQQRGYLAAQQVLCVSQLWRDVLRRAHGIDAALVHNGVDCTRYTRQRDTTDAQLARRLGLRGGRDAPVFLSIGGIEERKNTLRILQAFLALRSDHAQAQLVIAGGASLLDHDAYTREFQTLAAAHGLQAGPGRELVLTGPLADAEMPALFRAADALVMPSLREGFGLVVLEALASGTPVVVSRMAPFTEYLGDADCCWADPQDAASIAQAMRSALAPAWRQALAQTPAVCRRFGWPASAARHADLYRAHAALSRHAAAL, via the coding sequence ATGCATGAACGCGGAATGCCCCAAGCCCTGAAAATCGGCCTGCTGACGCACTCGGTCAATCCGCGCGGCGGTGTGGTGCATACCCTGGAGCTGGCGCAGGCGCTGCACCGGGCGGGCCATGAGGTGACGGTGATGGCACCGGCCATGGCGGGCCAGCGCATGTTTCGCCCGGTGCATTGCCGGCTGCAACTGCTACCCGTGGACCAGGCCTCCCCAGGCATGGCAGGCATGGTGAATTCGCGCATCGAGGCCTTCAAGCGCCACCTGTCCACGCTGCTTGCGCATGAACAGTTTGATGTGCTGCATGCGCAAGACCCGATCGGCGCCAATGCCCTGGCCGATCTGCAGGAGCAAAGCCTCATTGACGGCTTTGTGCGCACCGTCCACCATCTCGATAATTTCGACGATGCGCGTTTGATGGCATGGCAGCAGCGCGGCTATCTGGCCGCGCAACAGGTGCTGTGCGTGAGCCAGCTGTGGCGCGATGTCCTGCGGCGCGCCCATGGCATCGATGCGGCGCTGGTGCATAACGGCGTGGACTGCACGCGGTACACCCGGCAACGTGACACGACAGATGCGCAACTGGCCCGGCGCCTGGGTTTGCGCGGCGGCCGGGATGCGCCGGTTTTTCTCTCGATCGGCGGGATTGAGGAGCGCAAGAACACACTGCGCATCCTGCAGGCCTTTCTCGCACTGCGCTCTGATCACGCTCAGGCGCAACTGGTGATTGCTGGAGGCGCGAGCCTGCTGGACCATGATGCTTACACCCGCGAGTTCCAGACCCTGGCAGCAGCCCACGGGCTGCAGGCCGGGCCGGGGCGGGAACTGGTGCTGACCGGACCCCTTGCAGATGCCGAGATGCCAGCGCTCTTTCGTGCTGCGGACGCCCTGGTGATGCCCTCCCTGCGAGAAGGCTTTGGCCTGGTGGTGCTGGAGGCGCTGGCCAGCGGTACGCCGGTCGTGGTGTCCCGCATGGCGCCCTTCACCGAATACCTGGGAGACGCGGACTGCTGCTGGGCCGACCCGCAGGACGCTGCCTCCATTGCTCAGGCCATGCGCAGCGCGCTGGCGCCCGCCTGGCGGCAAGCACTGGCGCAGACCCCGGCCGTTTGCCGGCGTTTTGGCTGGCCGGCCAGTGCCGCACGCCATGCGGACCTGTACAGGGCGCATGCGGCGCTGAGCCGTCACGCCGCAGCGCTTTAG
- a CDS encoding MSMEG_0569 family flavin-dependent oxidoreductase, whose translation MSVHAQPTHHSVVIVGGGQAGLSLSYYLQQRSIDHLVIEKHSPMHAWRSQRWDAFSLVTPNWQCALPGWPYAGSDPHGFMKKSEIIDYLDGFRQHVNAPLLQGAAVQRVTPRGSNGFNVITSAGEVTADQVVVASGGYHQPIIPRMAERLSKDILQLHSEQYRSPAAMPEGTVLVVGCGQSGAQIAEDLHLAGRKVVLATGNAPRCARFYRGKDVVDWLADMGYYDMPVHEHPLREGVRDNTNHYVTGRDGGRDIDLRKFAAEGMALYGLLTGLEGETLQFDANLQENLDHADGVYNRINESIDKYIAKAGIDAPPGERYEPVWQPQGERRTLNLREAGITSVIWCIGFQPDFGWLDLPVFNGRGQPGHVRGVTAQAGLYFLGLPWLHTWGSGRFSGIARDALYLAEQIEARTGASEATADMEQAEVLLS comes from the coding sequence ATGTCCGTTCATGCCCAGCCTACCCACCACAGCGTCGTCATCGTCGGCGGCGGACAAGCCGGGCTGTCGCTCAGCTACTACCTGCAGCAGCGCAGCATCGACCATTTGGTGATCGAAAAACACTCGCCCATGCATGCCTGGCGCAGCCAGCGCTGGGACGCGTTCAGCCTGGTCACGCCCAACTGGCAATGCGCCTTGCCTGGCTGGCCCTATGCCGGCTCCGACCCGCATGGTTTCATGAAGAAGAGCGAAATCATCGACTACCTGGACGGCTTCAGGCAGCATGTGAACGCTCCGTTGCTCCAGGGCGCTGCTGTGCAGCGAGTGACGCCGCGTGGTTCCAATGGTTTTAACGTGATCACCTCGGCAGGCGAAGTCACTGCCGATCAAGTCGTGGTGGCCTCGGGCGGCTACCACCAGCCCATCATCCCCCGCATGGCCGAGCGTTTGTCCAAAGACATCCTGCAACTGCACTCCGAGCAGTACCGCAGCCCGGCAGCCATGCCCGAAGGCACGGTGCTGGTCGTGGGCTGCGGTCAGTCCGGCGCGCAGATCGCCGAAGACCTGCATCTGGCCGGGCGCAAGGTCGTGCTGGCAACGGGCAACGCACCGCGCTGCGCCCGCTTTTACCGTGGCAAGGATGTGGTCGACTGGCTGGCCGACATGGGCTACTACGACATGCCGGTGCATGAGCACCCCTTGCGCGAAGGCGTGCGCGACAACACCAACCATTACGTGACCGGCCGCGATGGCGGGCGCGACATTGATCTGCGCAAGTTTGCCGCCGAAGGCATGGCGCTTTATGGCTTGCTGACAGGCCTGGAGGGCGAGACGCTGCAATTTGACGCTAACCTGCAAGAAAACCTCGACCATGCCGACGGCGTCTACAACCGCATCAACGAATCCATCGACAAGTACATCGCCAAGGCAGGCATCGACGCGCCCCCGGGTGAACGGTACGAGCCCGTGTGGCAGCCGCAAGGCGAACGCCGGACCTTGAACCTTCGCGAGGCGGGCATCACCTCGGTCATCTGGTGCATTGGCTTTCAGCCCGATTTTGGCTGGCTCGACTTGCCGGTCTTCAATGGCCGCGGCCAACCCGGCCATGTGCGCGGGGTCACCGCCCAGGCCGGGCTCTATTTCCTGGGGCTGCCGTGGCTGCACACCTGGGGTTCGGGGCGTTTCTCGGGGATTGCGCGTGATGCGCTGTACCTGGCCGAGCAGATCGAGGCGCGCACCGGCGCCTCTGAAGCAACGGCCGACATGGAGCAGGCAGAAGTCCTGCTGTCATGA
- a CDS encoding MSMEG_0570 family nitrogen starvation response protein, whose translation MPAMHFELRWPDATQTRCYSPSLVIKDYFQPGTSYPLPQFMTQVREALNIASERVRAKFGFACSSAMDQLAQLEQIAQRFETVPSALVQVVAFHA comes from the coding sequence ATGCCTGCCATGCACTTTGAACTTCGTTGGCCTGATGCCACGCAGACCCGCTGCTACTCGCCCTCATTGGTCATCAAGGACTACTTTCAGCCCGGCACCAGCTACCCGCTGCCGCAGTTCATGACCCAGGTGCGCGAAGCGCTGAACATTGCTTCGGAGCGCGTGCGTGCGAAGTTCGGCTTCGCCTGCTCTTCGGCCATGGACCAGCTGGCCCAGCTTGAGCAGATCGCCCAACGCTTCGAGACCGTGCCCAGCGCCCTGGTCCAGGTCGTCGCCTTTCACGCGTAG